A window of the Lysinibacillus irui genome harbors these coding sequences:
- a CDS encoding cobyric acid synthase, protein MPAKSIMIQGTASDVGKSMICTALCRIFSDDGFHVVPFKSQNMALNSFVTADGGEIGRAQGVQAEAARVVATTDMNPILLKPKQDMMSEVIVHGKHFLNMDAKSYRNNFVQEAMPIVEKSVRTLQNTYDVIVLEGAGSPAEINLKDRDIANMRMAHLADAAVVLVADIDRGGVFASIVGTLALLDDDERARVKGLVINKFRGMRELLDDGLAWVERETGIPVLGVIPYVDVNIEAEDSLALSSLRFKKPKRGEFAVDVAMIRLPRISNFTDIDPFFDEPEVGVRLIGHVNELGTPDLLILPGTKSTMDDLAWLKEQGFDQAIHHLRERGTKIIGICGGFQMLGETLLDPEAVEGNGESAHGLGLLPMETIFVGNKKTVQMTGTRGQDTLTGYEIHLGRTKILRDEVSPFLQLEDGREDGAVSRDEQVIGTYFHGLFHNRTFTRQLVNEIRAKKGLAALPSDVKSDAERREDAYNMLAEHVRANLDMKKIYEILALEVSV, encoded by the coding sequence ATGCCAGCAAAATCGATCATGATTCAAGGAACCGCTTCCGATGTTGGAAAAAGTATGATATGTACGGCATTGTGTCGTATATTTTCGGATGATGGATTTCATGTAGTGCCGTTTAAATCACAAAATATGGCCCTAAATTCATTTGTAACAGCTGATGGTGGAGAAATCGGCCGTGCACAAGGGGTACAGGCCGAGGCAGCACGTGTTGTGGCGACGACTGATATGAATCCCATCCTGCTGAAACCGAAGCAAGATATGATGTCAGAGGTCATTGTCCATGGCAAGCATTTTTTAAATATGGATGCCAAAAGCTACCGCAATAATTTTGTTCAGGAAGCGATGCCGATCGTTGAAAAATCAGTACGCACACTCCAAAATACATATGATGTTATTGTGCTAGAGGGGGCAGGTAGCCCAGCAGAGATTAACTTAAAGGATCGCGATATTGCCAATATGCGTATGGCGCATTTAGCAGATGCAGCAGTAGTGCTTGTTGCTGATATTGATCGTGGTGGGGTCTTTGCCTCGATTGTTGGTACATTAGCATTGTTAGATGATGATGAACGTGCACGTGTCAAGGGACTAGTTATCAATAAATTTAGAGGCATGCGTGAATTATTAGATGATGGTTTAGCATGGGTGGAGCGTGAAACAGGCATCCCGGTTCTTGGTGTTATCCCTTATGTAGATGTCAATATTGAAGCAGAGGATTCCCTTGCTTTATCATCACTGCGCTTTAAAAAGCCAAAACGTGGCGAGTTTGCCGTAGATGTTGCGATGATTCGTTTGCCACGTATTTCAAATTTCACCGATATTGATCCATTTTTTGATGAGCCAGAAGTAGGTGTACGCTTAATTGGACATGTTAACGAGCTTGGCACACCAGATTTGCTTATACTGCCTGGTACAAAAAGTACTATGGATGATTTAGCTTGGTTAAAAGAGCAAGGCTTCGATCAAGCCATCCATCATTTACGTGAGCGCGGAACAAAAATAATCGGCATTTGCGGTGGATTTCAAATGCTTGGTGAAACATTGCTAGACCCTGAGGCGGTAGAGGGAAATGGTGAATCTGCTCATGGTCTTGGTTTATTGCCAATGGAAACGATTTTTGTAGGCAATAAAAAAACGGTACAAATGACAGGAACAAGAGGACAGGACACATTGACAGGCTATGAAATTCATCTAGGACGCACGAAAATTTTACGTGATGAAGTATCGCCGTTCTTACAGCTAGAGGATGGCAGAGAAGATGGTGCGGTTAGTCGTGATGAACAAGTGATAGGAACGTATTTCCACGGCCTGTTTCATAATCGTACATTCACTCGTCAGCTAGTTAATGAAATACGAGCAAAAAAAGGGTTAGCAGCTTTACCAAGTGATGTAAAAAGTGACGCCGAACGAAGAGAAGATGCCTATAATATGTTAGCCGAGCATGTTCGAGCCAATCTTGATATGAAAAAGATTTATGAAATTTTAGCATTAGAGGTATCTGTATGA
- a CDS encoding cob(I)yrinic acid a,c-diamide adenosyltransferase: MARKGLFLVYTGEGKGKTTASLGVTLRAVGRGLTVRYLQFIKSPERTYGEQIALRKLGVEMEQMGIGFTWTKTPEEHRTALAKAWIKTKAALQDESIDLLVLDELNNALAISKFPIDDVLPLAEVIEAIQQRPSTMHLVITGRSAHPALLAMADLVSTIDATKHYYDEGIPAVKGLEF, translated from the coding sequence ATGGCAAGAAAAGGCTTGTTTTTAGTATATACAGGCGAAGGAAAAGGTAAAACGACAGCATCACTTGGTGTAACATTACGCGCGGTTGGCCGAGGCTTAACTGTGCGCTATTTACAGTTCATCAAATCCCCCGAACGTACTTACGGAGAGCAAATTGCCCTTCGTAAACTTGGCGTAGAGATGGAGCAGATGGGTATTGGCTTTACGTGGACAAAAACACCTGAGGAGCATCGTACTGCCTTAGCAAAGGCATGGATAAAAACGAAGGCAGCTCTGCAAGATGAGAGCATCGATTTATTGGTACTAGATGAATTAAACAATGCACTCGCGATTAGCAAGTTTCCAATCGATGATGTCCTACCATTAGCAGAAGTCATCGAGGCTATCCAGCAACGCCCATCTACCATGCACCTTGTCATCACAGGAAGAAGCGCACATCCTGCGTTACTAGCAATGGCTGATTTAGTATCGACCATCGATGCAACAAAGCACTATTATGATGAAGGTATTCCAGCAGTAAAAGGACTAGAATTTTAA
- a CDS encoding nitroreductase family protein, with the protein MTVIEALKKRRAIRNYTTQPVEKEKIEQILQAATYAPNDRMREPWHFYVIQDEAMKRYEAMASAYLQERFPTKPNLVESSLKVVQTTPVAIVVTADVVEGDADATQDNVFAVCSAIMSMWLTAEELGLGFVWRTRGVGLVHDPRMHAFIGASASQKVVGTIFIGYPQEQELNDKKRTPFEEKTTWL; encoded by the coding sequence ATGACAGTCATCGAAGCATTAAAAAAGCGACGAGCAATTCGAAATTACACAACGCAGCCAGTAGAAAAGGAAAAAATTGAACAAATTTTACAGGCAGCAACTTATGCGCCAAATGACCGTATGCGTGAGCCTTGGCATTTTTATGTCATCCAAGATGAAGCCATGAAGCGCTATGAGGCAATGGCGAGTGCTTATTTACAAGAGCGTTTCCCAACAAAGCCGAATTTAGTAGAAAGCTCTTTAAAGGTTGTCCAAACAACGCCTGTAGCGATTGTCGTAACAGCAGATGTGGTAGAAGGTGATGCCGATGCAACGCAAGACAATGTCTTTGCCGTATGTAGTGCCATTATGTCCATGTGGCTGACAGCTGAAGAGCTTGGACTTGGTTTTGTCTGGCGTACACGTGGTGTCGGACTTGTTCATGATCCACGTATGCACGCATTTATTGGAGCAAGTGCTAGTCAAAAAGTAGTCGGAACAATATTTATTGGGTACCCACAAGAGCAAGAACTGAACGACAAGAAGCGCACGCCATTTGAAGAAAAGACAACTTGGCTCTAA